One Lacticaseibacillus rhamnosus genomic window carries:
- a CDS encoding UDP-N-acetylglucosamine 1-carboxyvinyltransferase has product MEKMLIHGGKKLSGEVVIGGAKNSTVALIPAAILSRTPVTLDSVPHIQDVYNLMAILSDMNVKSDFTENVLTIDPTEINDVPLPNGKIKSLRASYYFMGALLGRFGKAIVGLPGGDDIGPRPIDQHIKGFEALGASVSNEHGAMAIKAPAEGLHGARIFLDMVSVGATINVILAAVTAKGRTVIESAAKEPEIIDLATYLNNMGGKVRGAGTDVIRIDGVPTLEAHNSHTIIPDRIEAGTYLAMAAAVGEGVKVKNIISEHLDAFLAKLEEMGVVMDVGEDSIFVYPSGDLKMVQIKTMPYPGFATDLQQPITPLMLKAHGEGLIIDTIYPKRVRHIPELLRMGADITIENDVIILHHCDHLQGTEVAAEEIRAGACLMIAGLMAEGTTTITKVDNILRGYDRVVMKLRGLGADVELVD; this is encoded by the coding sequence ATGGAAAAAATGCTGATCCACGGCGGAAAGAAATTATCCGGTGAAGTTGTGATCGGCGGTGCAAAGAACAGCACGGTTGCTTTGATTCCGGCTGCAATTTTGTCGCGCACCCCGGTGACGCTTGATTCAGTGCCGCATATTCAGGATGTCTATAATTTGATGGCGATTCTGAGTGATATGAATGTTAAATCGGATTTTACCGAAAATGTTCTGACGATTGATCCAACCGAAATCAATGATGTGCCGCTGCCAAACGGTAAGATTAAGAGTCTGCGCGCCTCCTATTATTTTATGGGCGCGTTATTAGGGCGCTTTGGCAAAGCAATTGTTGGGCTGCCTGGTGGCGATGATATCGGTCCGCGGCCTATTGATCAGCATATTAAGGGATTTGAAGCGTTGGGTGCTTCAGTGAGCAATGAACACGGGGCGATGGCAATTAAGGCGCCGGCTGAAGGCTTACATGGTGCCCGTATTTTTCTGGATATGGTTTCAGTTGGCGCCACCATCAATGTCATTTTGGCGGCGGTGACAGCAAAGGGACGAACGGTCATCGAAAGCGCTGCTAAAGAGCCGGAGATTATCGACTTAGCAACCTACCTGAACAATATGGGTGGCAAAGTTCGCGGTGCCGGCACGGACGTTATTCGCATTGATGGGGTGCCAACGCTCGAGGCGCATAATTCGCATACGATCATTCCCGACCGAATTGAAGCAGGCACCTACCTAGCCATGGCGGCTGCAGTAGGCGAAGGCGTTAAAGTTAAGAACATCATTTCCGAACACTTAGATGCATTTTTGGCTAAGTTGGAAGAAATGGGTGTGGTGATGGATGTGGGCGAGGATAGCATTTTCGTCTATCCATCCGGCGACTTGAAAATGGTCCAAATTAAAACAATGCCGTATCCGGGATTCGCAACGGATTTACAACAACCGATTACGCCACTTATGTTAAAAGCGCATGGTGAAGGCTTGATTATCGACACCATTTATCCCAAACGAGTTCGGCATATACCGGAATTGTTACGTATGGGCGCTGACATTACGATTGAAAATGACGTGATTATTTTGCACCACTGCGATCATCTTCAAGGGACCGAAGTTGCGGCCGAGGAAATTCGGGCCGGTGCGTGTCTCATGATTGCCGGGCTAATGGCTGAAGGCACCACCACGATTACGAAGGTCGACAATATCTTGCGCGGCTATGACCGGGTTGTGATGAAATTACGTGGTTTAGGTGCAGATGTTGAATTAGTAGATTGA
- a CDS encoding NAD(P)/FAD-dependent oxidoreductase — translation MADVVILGAGYAGIRAVKTLSKLAPKGTTLTVVDQNANHEERTQLHEVAAGTVPATKITFNIQQVLPKDVQFIQSKVSKVDVSSKLVILENHAPLRYDYLIIALGFRSEDFGLPGAAENALPLDNVTSAETIAKTIELRVANYKQSQDPKDLTVIVAGAGFTGVELLGELTHSLPALAKKYDTPPVKIISMEMATRILPMFDEKLANYAMDYLKSHGVTMMTGSKITKIEPNAVVYADGDQEKKVEGNTIIWTVGVSGSDVIADSGFNQRRNRVVVSNHLNLTDHPEVFIIGDVSAVMTDAGRPYPTTAQISSQEGDHAGKNVAAALNGQPLTDFVYKSKGTVASLGSQDGIAQIGKSHKYTGFIAKVLKRVITDKSLLEDANLSTMLKQGRWPL, via the coding sequence ATGGCAGATGTTGTCATTTTAGGTGCCGGATATGCGGGCATTCGGGCCGTTAAAACTTTGAGTAAGCTCGCGCCAAAAGGAACGACGCTCACAGTGGTTGACCAAAACGCCAATCATGAAGAGCGCACACAGCTTCATGAAGTAGCAGCAGGTACCGTGCCTGCAACGAAAATTACATTTAATATCCAGCAGGTTCTTCCCAAAGATGTTCAGTTTATCCAGTCAAAGGTCAGCAAGGTTGACGTGTCGAGCAAGCTAGTGATACTGGAAAATCATGCGCCGCTGCGTTACGACTATCTCATTATCGCGCTCGGCTTCCGCTCTGAAGACTTTGGGCTACCTGGCGCCGCAGAAAACGCCTTGCCACTGGACAATGTGACCTCCGCCGAAACGATTGCCAAGACAATTGAACTGCGTGTCGCCAATTACAAGCAGTCACAAGATCCCAAAGACTTAACGGTTATTGTCGCAGGCGCAGGGTTCACCGGGGTTGAATTATTAGGCGAATTGACACATAGTCTGCCGGCATTAGCCAAAAAGTATGATACGCCACCTGTCAAAATCATCTCCATGGAAATGGCAACGCGTATTTTGCCGATGTTCGATGAAAAGTTAGCAAATTATGCAATGGATTATCTAAAGAGCCATGGCGTTACGATGATGACCGGTTCCAAGATTACCAAAATCGAACCCAATGCCGTTGTTTATGCTGACGGCGATCAGGAAAAGAAGGTCGAAGGCAACACGATCATCTGGACAGTCGGTGTTTCAGGCAGCGATGTGATCGCCGATTCCGGCTTCAACCAACGCCGCAATCGCGTAGTTGTTTCCAATCACCTGAATCTAACCGACCATCCTGAAGTCTTCATCATCGGGGATGTATCGGCAGTGATGACAGACGCTGGCCGACCTTATCCAACCACGGCGCAAATCTCCTCCCAAGAAGGCGATCACGCCGGCAAGAATGTCGCCGCAGCACTAAACGGTCAACCGTTAACGGACTTTGTTTACAAATCTAAGGGCACTGTGGCATCGCTTGGCAGTCAAGACGGCATCGCCCAAATCGGCAAGAGCCACAAGTACACCGGCTTCATTGCCAAGGTACTCAAGCGTGTGATCACAGATAAGTCACTGCTTGAAGACGCCAATTTGAGCACGATGTTGAAACAAGGACGTTGGCCGCTTTAA
- a CDS encoding CTP synthase, translated as MTKYIFVTGGVVSSLGKGIVAASLGRLLKNRGLKITIQKFDPYINVDPGTMNPYQHGEVFVTDDGAETDLDLGHYERFIDINLNKYSNVTTGKIYSEVLQRERRGEYLGATVQVIPHITNMIKEKVMRAAKHSDSDVIITEIGGTVGDIESLPFLEAIRQMKRDVGSENVFYIHASLVPYLRAADEMKTKPTQHSVKELRSIGIQPNMLVVRTEKPITEEMKKKIALFTDVPENAVIESRDAKTLYSIPLALQAQKMDQIVVDHFGFDVPPADMTDWTKLEHKVQHLTHQTKIALVGKYVALKDAYISVAEALKHAGYYWDSDIDLQMFQAEDVNDDNVESLLQGFDGILVPGGFGDRGLEGKIAAIRYARENDIPFLGICLGMQMASIEFARNVLGLKDAGTTETHPDVKDPVIDLMRDQVGVKNLGGTLRLGLYPCVLKPGSVAAKAYDNAHEIEKRHRHRYEFNTKYRKPMEEKGLVFSGVSPDDRLMEIIEYPKNKFFVASQYHPEFQSRPNKPEGLFKAFIQSAGDFKN; from the coding sequence ATGACCAAGTATATTTTTGTTACCGGTGGGGTCGTATCGTCATTAGGTAAAGGGATTGTTGCTGCATCCCTGGGTCGTTTGTTAAAGAATCGCGGTTTGAAGATTACGATTCAAAAATTTGATCCATATATCAACGTTGACCCAGGCACCATGAACCCTTATCAGCATGGTGAAGTGTTTGTCACCGATGATGGTGCTGAGACTGACCTCGACCTTGGCCATTATGAGCGGTTTATTGATATTAACCTGAACAAGTACAGCAATGTCACAACCGGGAAAATTTATTCTGAAGTCCTGCAACGCGAACGCCGCGGTGAATATCTCGGCGCAACGGTTCAGGTCATCCCCCACATCACCAACATGATCAAGGAAAAAGTTATGCGCGCTGCCAAGCATAGCGATTCCGATGTCATTATCACCGAAATCGGCGGTACTGTCGGGGACATTGAATCCTTGCCATTTCTTGAAGCAATTCGCCAAATGAAACGTGATGTTGGCTCGGAAAATGTTTTCTATATCCACGCAAGCTTGGTACCATACTTGCGCGCGGCAGATGAAATGAAAACCAAGCCGACTCAGCATAGCGTCAAAGAATTGCGCAGTATCGGGATTCAGCCCAACATGCTAGTCGTACGAACCGAAAAACCGATTACAGAAGAGATGAAGAAGAAAATTGCGTTGTTCACTGATGTGCCGGAAAATGCCGTCATTGAATCACGCGATGCCAAGACCCTTTATTCAATTCCGTTAGCCTTACAAGCCCAAAAGATGGATCAGATTGTTGTTGACCACTTTGGCTTCGATGTTCCGCCAGCCGATATGACTGATTGGACTAAGCTTGAGCACAAGGTTCAACATCTCACGCATCAAACTAAGATTGCCTTGGTTGGTAAGTATGTTGCGTTGAAAGATGCCTATATCTCTGTTGCCGAAGCACTTAAGCATGCTGGTTACTACTGGGATTCCGATATCGACTTGCAAATGTTTCAGGCTGAAGACGTTAATGATGACAATGTAGAAAGTCTGTTACAAGGTTTTGATGGCATTTTGGTTCCCGGTGGTTTTGGCGATCGCGGATTAGAAGGCAAGATCGCGGCCATTCGTTATGCACGGGAGAATGATATTCCATTCTTGGGCATCTGCTTGGGTATGCAAATGGCTTCGATTGAGTTTGCACGTAATGTCTTAGGACTCAAAGATGCTGGAACAACCGAGACACATCCTGATGTCAAGGATCCGGTCATTGATTTAATGCGTGATCAGGTCGGCGTGAAGAATCTTGGCGGAACACTGCGGCTTGGCCTTTATCCATGTGTCTTAAAGCCGGGATCCGTCGCAGCAAAGGCTTATGACAATGCTCATGAAATCGAGAAACGTCATCGTCATCGTTATGAGTTCAACACCAAGTACCGTAAGCCAATGGAGGAGAAAGGCTTGGTCTTTTCAGGGGTTAGCCCGGACGACCGTTTGATGGAAATCATTGAGTATCCGAAGAATAAGTTCTTCGTTGCCTCACAGTACCATCCAGAGTTCCAATCACGGCCAAACAAGCCAGAAGGACTGTTCAAAGCCTTCATCCAATCAGCTGGCGATTTTAAAAATTAG
- a CDS encoding DEAD/DEAH box helicase, which yields MKFKELGLDHDLLKAIAQSGFEEATPIQAETIPLVLEGKDVIGQAQTGTGKTAAFGLPILQHIDKADRSIQALVISPTRELAIQTQEELYRLGRDKKIKVQAVYGGADIRRQIRQLADHPQIVVGTPGRILDHIGRHTLKLEHLDTLVLDEADEMLDMGFIDDIEKIVEQMPTERQTLLFSATMPAAIMRLTNKFMKEPVIVKIKAKELTADTVEQYYVRAKDYEKFDVMTRLFDVQDPDLALIFGRTKRRVDELTRGLKARGYRAEGIHGDLTQQKRMSVLRQFKSGQLDFLVATDVAARGLDISGVTHVYNYDIPQDPDSYVHRIGRTGRAGHKGVSVTFVTPNEIEYLHTIEDLTKKRMLPMKPPTAEEALMGQISSGLATIKEQVEANDTEKYEAMAETLLENYTPLQLVSAYLKAVSPDDASAVPVKITPERPLPRRGRNNHGHGNNRGGYKGGYKGKRRDGGYQGNRDGKRSYDKKRNFGDKRKNVKRNFKIRTGE from the coding sequence TTGAAGTTTAAAGAACTAGGTTTGGATCATGATCTCTTAAAGGCAATCGCCCAGTCAGGTTTTGAGGAAGCGACGCCGATTCAAGCGGAGACGATCCCACTGGTTCTGGAAGGCAAAGATGTGATCGGTCAAGCCCAGACCGGTACCGGGAAAACGGCAGCATTTGGCTTGCCAATTCTGCAACACATCGATAAAGCCGACCGGAGTATCCAAGCATTGGTCATTTCCCCAACTCGGGAATTGGCGATTCAGACCCAAGAAGAGCTTTACCGTTTAGGCCGCGACAAGAAGATCAAGGTTCAGGCTGTCTATGGCGGCGCTGATATTCGCCGCCAGATTCGTCAGCTTGCTGACCATCCGCAAATTGTGGTTGGGACACCTGGTCGGATTCTTGATCATATTGGTCGTCATACCTTAAAGCTGGAACACCTTGATACCTTGGTGTTGGATGAAGCCGATGAAATGCTCGATATGGGCTTCATTGACGATATTGAAAAGATTGTTGAACAAATGCCGACTGAGCGTCAAACTCTACTGTTCTCCGCGACGATGCCGGCAGCGATCATGCGTTTAACCAACAAGTTCATGAAAGAACCTGTGATTGTCAAGATTAAGGCTAAGGAACTGACAGCAGATACCGTTGAGCAATATTATGTTCGGGCCAAGGACTATGAAAAGTTCGATGTCATGACACGACTATTTGACGTTCAGGATCCGGACTTGGCGCTGATTTTTGGACGGACCAAGCGTCGTGTTGACGAACTGACACGGGGATTAAAGGCGCGCGGATATCGGGCTGAAGGTATTCACGGCGATTTAACCCAGCAAAAGCGAATGAGCGTTTTGCGGCAGTTCAAGAGCGGCCAATTAGATTTTCTGGTTGCAACTGATGTCGCTGCTCGTGGGTTGGACATTTCTGGTGTCACCCATGTTTACAACTATGATATCCCGCAAGATCCGGATTCCTATGTTCACCGTATCGGTCGGACGGGACGCGCCGGACATAAAGGGGTATCCGTTACCTTTGTCACGCCAAATGAAATTGAATATCTGCACACCATTGAGGATCTCACCAAGAAGCGGATGTTACCGATGAAGCCGCCGACAGCTGAAGAAGCATTAATGGGCCAGATCTCCAGCGGCTTGGCAACCATCAAGGAACAAGTTGAAGCTAACGATACCGAAAAGTATGAAGCAATGGCTGAAACCTTGTTGGAAAACTACACCCCGTTGCAGCTGGTTTCGGCGTATCTCAAGGCAGTCAGCCCTGACGATGCGAGTGCCGTTCCGGTTAAAATTACACCAGAACGTCCATTACCACGTCGCGGCCGCAACAATCACGGCCATGGTAACAATCGTGGCGGTTATAAAGGCGGCTACAAAGGCAAGCGGCGCGATGGCGGCTATCAAGGTAATCGCGATGGCAAGCGCAGTTATGACAAGAAGCGCAACTTTGGCGACAAACGTAAAAACGTTAAGCGTAATTTCAAAATCCGTACGGGTGAATAA
- a CDS encoding TMEM175 family protein — MISEDLKTRLDTFIDAILAIIITIMVLELPAESWQNHTHISAFFLAVGIYAVSFCFVANIWYQQATLFSQVKQIPRRIVIWEFILVFLLSLVPALTRLMSGDVEVLSVVIYGALYLLVITVFRIISRTIVHQQASNKAEMQQIYTSIYGAHNLENFLMIAAIMVLAVFLPKAAYILYIAIPIRSFFTIDSDARELTGMQQMATTGQRNYLKMNRDQQMRFRRLVGEYIRDLRSAHGDQAANKAAWEKFSRTAQQELKIDPAMLDQWFTTFRQSKNKDYRNKTPRRPDSRRS, encoded by the coding sequence ATGATTTCAGAGGATCTTAAAACCCGTCTGGATACGTTTATCGATGCTATTCTTGCTATTATTATTACGATCATGGTTTTGGAATTGCCGGCGGAGAGTTGGCAAAATCATACACATATCAGCGCGTTTTTTCTAGCGGTTGGCATTTATGCAGTTAGTTTCTGTTTTGTAGCAAATATTTGGTATCAGCAAGCAACTTTGTTTAGTCAGGTCAAACAGATCCCGCGGCGAATTGTCATCTGGGAATTTATTTTAGTTTTCCTACTTTCGCTGGTACCGGCATTGACGCGCTTGATGTCTGGTGACGTTGAAGTGCTTTCGGTGGTTATTTATGGTGCACTGTATCTTTTAGTGATTACCGTTTTTCGCATTATTTCACGAACAATTGTGCATCAGCAAGCTAGTAATAAGGCTGAAATGCAACAAATCTACACGAGCATTTACGGCGCCCACAACTTGGAAAATTTCTTGATGATTGCCGCAATTATGGTACTGGCGGTATTTTTACCTAAAGCTGCTTATATTTTGTACATTGCCATTCCAATCCGCTCATTTTTTACAATCGACAGCGATGCCCGCGAACTCACCGGTATGCAGCAGATGGCGACAACAGGGCAGCGGAATTACTTGAAGATGAATCGAGATCAGCAGATGCGATTCCGGCGGCTTGTAGGTGAATACATTCGCGATTTGCGCAGTGCTCATGGCGACCAAGCGGCAAACAAGGCTGCTTGGGAAAAGTTTAGCCGTACTGCGCAACAGGAATTGAAAATCGATCCGGCAATGCTTGATCAGTGGTTTACGACATTTCGGCAAAGTAAAAATAAAGATTATCGTAATAAGACGCCTAGACGACCAGATTCAAGGCGTTCATGA
- a CDS encoding SMI1/KNR4 family protein, which yields MLPWPKKIPQPNLPTIPETDLIPSTYFSIIQNGIFPKNWWLSTSEPTSDGLTGVGLHALATPGPAITSDDLPSDFLPFAHTAHQYFGFDLHHEVRRIRYIDTEVDQWLTVAPDFDTFLKRLQPHPIQLPELPVDPQIFGHMAVMATASDWPALFDHAREFMSGETLGQWLMWLAASDDPAKRQAAAEEYRFLVRYQPNLLTPNVTMNLQHLLH from the coding sequence ATGCTACCATGGCCAAAAAAGATCCCACAACCTAATTTACCAACAATTCCAGAAACCGACCTCATACCTTCGACTTATTTTTCAATCATTCAAAATGGGATTTTCCCTAAAAATTGGTGGTTGTCGACATCGGAGCCGACAAGCGATGGTTTGACCGGCGTCGGCCTTCATGCACTGGCAACACCCGGTCCGGCAATCACCTCAGACGACCTGCCATCAGACTTTTTGCCTTTTGCCCACACTGCTCACCAATACTTCGGCTTTGATTTGCATCATGAGGTTCGCCGAATACGTTACATTGACACCGAAGTCGACCAATGGCTGACGGTTGCGCCGGACTTTGATACGTTTCTCAAACGCCTGCAACCGCACCCGATTCAGCTACCTGAGCTACCGGTCGACCCACAGATTTTCGGTCACATGGCCGTGATGGCAACGGCTTCAGATTGGCCGGCCTTATTTGATCACGCCCGCGAATTTATGTCTGGCGAAACACTCGGCCAATGGTTAATGTGGCTAGCCGCCAGCGATGATCCGGCTAAACGCCAAGCTGCTGCAGAAGAGTACCGTTTTCTCGTGCGCTATCAGCCCAACTTGCTTACGCCCAATGTCACCATGAACCTGCAACATTTACTGCATTAA
- the rpoE gene encoding DNA-directed RNA polymerase subunit delta yields MKLKAFANADKSELSMIEVAHEILEEKGDTMAFVDLANEIQNYLGKSDEEIRERLPQFYTDLNVDGSFISLGDNVWGLRAWYPYDSVDEEVNHPEDEEEVPRRKKRKKVNAFLADVADDDDVIDYNDDDPEDEDLDADSDDDDFDDDDSTGFHDKIGKAGDSDDDSDDDPDDGLPDGIEGQLAEFGDNDSDDDDDTDDITADFSGDDDDDSDNDDDEDDNDKH; encoded by the coding sequence TTGAAACTCAAAGCATTTGCCAATGCCGATAAATCAGAATTATCAATGATCGAAGTAGCCCATGAGATCCTCGAAGAAAAAGGGGATACCATGGCGTTCGTTGATCTGGCCAATGAGATCCAGAATTATCTCGGTAAGAGTGACGAAGAGATTCGTGAACGTTTGCCGCAATTCTATACGGATCTCAATGTGGATGGCAGCTTCATTTCTTTAGGCGATAACGTTTGGGGCCTGCGCGCTTGGTATCCATACGATTCCGTTGATGAAGAAGTTAACCATCCGGAAGACGAAGAAGAAGTGCCGCGTCGCAAGAAACGTAAGAAAGTTAATGCGTTCTTGGCGGATGTTGCCGATGACGATGACGTGATCGATTACAACGACGATGATCCTGAAGATGAAGATCTCGACGCTGATAGCGATGACGATGATTTCGATGATGATGACAGCACTGGCTTTCATGATAAGATCGGCAAGGCCGGCGATAGTGACGATGACAGCGATGATGATCCTGATGATGGACTTCCCGATGGCATTGAAGGTCAGCTAGCTGAATTTGGCGACAATGACAGCGATGACGATGACGACACCGATGACATCACAGCTGACTTCTCCGGCGATGACGATGATGACAGCGATAATGATGACGATGAAGACGACAACGATAAACATTAA
- a CDS encoding UDP-N-acetylmuramoyl-tripeptide--D-alanyl-D-alanine ligase, protein MKMTLAEIARVVKAQPLSETVGSQVATGVAFDSRRLKPGMLFVPLHGERDGHEFIPAAAAAGAVATFVAEDHLPMTTKLPTLVVPDPLAAMQKLAQYYLLMKVNPKVVAITGSNGKTTTKDMTAAILATQYHVVKTPDNYNNEIGVPMTILSMEPNTEVLVLEMGMDRPGQLHALSSLAEPDVAVITMIGEAHIEFFKTRAKIADAKMEITDGLKEDGTFIFNGDEPLLVSRAKQVTQSQETFGLHPENTLFAHSISGHRNHTEFTVEQWPELTFSIPIMGEYNVVNALAALLVGRRFHVKPEAMQKALAHFQVTANRTQWLIGDVGEQILSDVYNANPTAMKAVIHDFSEFQTAGRHIAVLGDMLELGDQSRALHAGLADALDPHEIQEVYLYGSEMQALAEALTTKYPQDQVHYYPLDAKSTMIRDLQNDVGHDDMVLLKASHGLHLETVLAALVAGGHA, encoded by the coding sequence ATGAAAATGACATTGGCAGAGATCGCACGTGTCGTAAAAGCCCAGCCACTCTCTGAAACAGTCGGTTCGCAAGTGGCAACCGGGGTGGCATTTGATTCGCGGCGATTGAAGCCGGGAATGTTATTTGTCCCATTGCATGGCGAGCGTGACGGGCACGAGTTTATTCCAGCGGCGGCTGCTGCGGGGGCAGTCGCAACTTTTGTGGCAGAGGACCATCTGCCAATGACGACTAAACTGCCAACATTGGTGGTCCCGGATCCGCTGGCAGCCATGCAGAAGTTAGCCCAGTATTATTTGCTAATGAAAGTGAACCCTAAAGTCGTTGCCATCACCGGCAGCAATGGGAAGACCACGACAAAAGACATGACTGCGGCGATTTTGGCAACGCAATACCATGTTGTGAAGACGCCGGATAATTACAATAATGAAATCGGTGTCCCAATGACGATTCTCAGTATGGAGCCCAATACCGAAGTGCTGGTGCTTGAGATGGGGATGGATCGGCCCGGCCAATTACATGCATTGTCATCGTTGGCCGAACCGGATGTGGCAGTGATTACCATGATTGGCGAGGCCCATATTGAATTTTTCAAGACGCGCGCTAAGATTGCAGATGCCAAGATGGAAATTACGGATGGCTTGAAAGAGGATGGCACCTTTATTTTTAACGGTGACGAACCGTTATTGGTGAGCCGCGCTAAGCAAGTCACCCAATCACAAGAAACATTTGGTTTACATCCGGAAAATACGCTTTTTGCCCATTCGATTAGCGGCCATCGCAATCATACCGAATTTACCGTCGAACAGTGGCCGGAATTGACCTTTTCAATTCCTATTATGGGTGAATACAATGTGGTCAATGCTTTGGCTGCGTTGCTAGTAGGTCGGCGTTTCCATGTCAAACCGGAAGCCATGCAAAAAGCACTGGCGCATTTTCAGGTGACGGCTAATCGCACACAATGGTTAATTGGCGATGTCGGCGAGCAGATTCTGAGCGATGTTTACAATGCCAACCCAACCGCGATGAAAGCAGTCATCCATGATTTTAGCGAATTTCAGACGGCAGGACGCCACATTGCTGTTTTAGGTGACATGCTTGAACTTGGCGATCAAAGCCGGGCGTTGCATGCGGGACTAGCCGATGCACTTGATCCGCACGAAATTCAGGAGGTTTACTTATACGGTTCGGAAATGCAGGCACTTGCCGAAGCGTTAACGACAAAGTATCCGCAAGATCAAGTACACTATTACCCGCTGGATGCCAAAAGTACCATGATTCGCGATTTGCAAAACGATGTCGGGCACGATGACATGGTGTTGCTAAAAGCGAGCCATGGTCTGCATCTGGAAACTGTTTTGGCTGCGCTGGTCGCAGGCGGACATGCGTGA
- a CDS encoding type B 50S ribosomal protein L31, with product MKQGIHPDYHLVVFMDSATGFKFISGSTKTSKETIKWEDGKEYPLVRVEISSDSHPFYTGKQKFTQADGRVDRFNKKYGFDKK from the coding sequence ATGAAGCAAGGCATCCATCCAGATTATCATCTAGTTGTATTTATGGACTCAGCAACTGGTTTCAAATTTATTTCGGGTTCAACCAAAACTTCAAAAGAAACTATTAAGTGGGAAGATGGCAAAGAATATCCGCTAGTTCGGGTTGAAATTTCATCTGATTCACATCCCTTCTACACCGGCAAGCAGAAGTTCACGCAGGCTGATGGTCGGGTTGATCGTTTCAACAAGAAGTACGGCTTCGACAAGAAATAA